A window from Sinorhizobium fredii encodes these proteins:
- the fusA gene encoding elongation factor G: protein MAREYKIEDYRNFGIMAHIDAGKTTTTERILYYTGKSHKIGEVHDGAATMDWMEQEQERGITITSAATTTFWKGRDGKMRRFNIIDTPGHVDFTIEVERSLRVLDGAIALLDANAGVEPQTETVWRQAEKYHVPRMIFCNKMDKTGADFYRSVEMIKTRLGATAVVMQLPIGAESEFKGVVDLIEMNALVWRDESLGAQWDVVEIPADMKEKAEEYREKLIETVVEIDEAAMEAYLEGTYPDNDKIRELVRRGTIDVKFHPMFCGTAFKNKGVQPLLDAVVDYLPSPIDIPAIKGIDVKTEGEITRKADDNEPLSMLAFKIMNDPFVGSLTFARIYSGKLEKGTSVMNTVKEKRERVGRMLQMHSNSREDIEEAFAGDIVALAGLKETTTGDTLCDPLKPVILERMEFPEPVIQIAIEPKTKGDQEKMGLALNRLAAEDPSFRVKTDEESGQTIIAGMGELHLDIIVDRMRREFKVEASVGAPQVAYRETITRQHEEDYTHKKQSGGTGQFARVKLVFEPNPEGEDFVFESKIVGGAVPKEYIPGVQKGIESVLSSGPLAGFPMLGVKATLIDGAFHDVDSSVLAFEIASRACFREAAKKAGAQLLEPIMKVEVVTPEDYVGDVIGDLNSRRGQIQGQESRGVAVVINAHVPLANMFKYVDNLRSMSQGRAQYTMLFDHYAPVPSNVAQEIQAKYSGQK, encoded by the coding sequence ATGGCTCGCGAATATAAAATCGAAGACTACCGAAATTTCGGTATCATGGCGCATATCGACGCCGGCAAGACGACGACGACCGAGCGTATCCTTTACTACACCGGCAAGTCCCACAAGATCGGCGAAGTCCATGACGGCGCCGCAACGATGGACTGGATGGAGCAGGAGCAGGAGCGCGGCATTACGATCACGTCTGCAGCCACCACGACCTTCTGGAAGGGCCGTGACGGCAAGATGCGCCGCTTCAACATCATCGACACTCCCGGCCACGTCGACTTCACCATCGAAGTCGAGCGCTCGCTGCGCGTTCTCGACGGCGCCATTGCGCTTCTCGATGCCAACGCCGGCGTCGAGCCGCAGACGGAGACCGTCTGGCGTCAGGCCGAGAAGTACCATGTTCCGCGCATGATCTTCTGCAACAAGATGGACAAGACCGGCGCTGACTTCTACCGCTCCGTCGAGATGATCAAGACCCGTCTCGGCGCGACCGCTGTTGTCATGCAGCTGCCGATCGGCGCCGAAAGCGAATTCAAGGGTGTTGTCGACCTGATCGAAATGAACGCCCTCGTCTGGCGCGACGAATCGCTCGGCGCCCAGTGGGACGTCGTCGAAATCCCGGCCGACATGAAGGAAAAGGCTGAAGAATACCGCGAGAAGCTGATCGAGACGGTTGTCGAGATCGACGAAGCGGCTATGGAAGCCTATCTGGAGGGCACCTATCCGGACAACGACAAGATCCGTGAACTGGTTCGCCGCGGCACCATCGACGTGAAGTTCCATCCGATGTTCTGCGGCACGGCCTTCAAGAACAAGGGCGTTCAGCCGCTGCTCGACGCCGTCGTCGACTACTTGCCGTCGCCCATCGACATTCCCGCGATCAAGGGCATCGACGTCAAGACCGAGGGCGAAATCACCCGTAAGGCCGACGACAACGAGCCGCTGTCGATGCTGGCCTTCAAGATCATGAACGACCCCTTCGTCGGTTCGCTTACCTTTGCCCGCATCTATTCCGGCAAGCTCGAAAAGGGCACGTCGGTGATGAACACGGTCAAGGAAAAGCGCGAGCGCGTCGGCCGCATGCTGCAGATGCACTCCAACTCGCGTGAAGACATCGAAGAAGCCTTTGCCGGCGACATCGTTGCTCTCGCTGGCCTCAAGGAAACCACCACCGGCGACACGCTCTGCGATCCGCTGAAGCCGGTTATCCTCGAGCGCATGGAATTCCCGGAGCCGGTCATCCAGATCGCCATCGAGCCGAAGACCAAGGGCGACCAGGAAAAGATGGGCCTCGCTCTCAACCGCCTGGCTGCCGAAGACCCGTCCTTCCGCGTCAAGACCGACGAGGAATCCGGCCAGACGATCATTGCCGGCATGGGCGAGCTTCACCTCGACATCATCGTCGACCGCATGCGTCGCGAGTTCAAGGTCGAAGCATCGGTCGGTGCTCCGCAGGTTGCCTACCGCGAAACCATCACGCGTCAGCACGAAGAAGACTACACGCACAAGAAGCAGTCCGGTGGTACCGGCCAGTTCGCTCGCGTCAAGCTCGTCTTCGAACCGAACCCGGAGGGCGAGGACTTCGTCTTCGAATCCAAGATCGTCGGCGGTGCGGTTCCGAAGGAATACATCCCGGGCGTTCAGAAGGGCATCGAAAGCGTCCTGTCGTCGGGCCCGCTTGCCGGCTTCCCGATGCTCGGCGTCAAGGCGACCCTCATCGACGGCGCGTTCCACGATGTCGACTCGTCGGTCCTGGCGTTCGAAATCGCTTCGCGTGCCTGCTTCCGTGAGGCTGCGAAGAAGGCCGGTGCTCAGCTCCTCGAGCCGATCATGAAGGTCGAGGTCGTGACGCCCGAAGATTACGTCGGCGACGTAATCGGCGACCTGAACTCTCGCCGTGGCCAGATCCAAGGTCAGGAATCGCGCGGCGTCGCCGTGGTGATCAATGCCCATGTACCGCTCGCGAACATGTTCAAGTACGTCGACAACCTGCGCTCGATGTCGCAGGGCCGCGCTCAGTACACGATGCTGTTCGATCACTACGCGCCGGTTCCGTCGAACGTCGCGCAGGAAATCCAGGCGAAGTATTCCGGCCAGAAGTGA
- the tuf gene encoding elongation factor Tu, translated as MAKSKFERNKPHVNIGTIGHVDHGKTSLTAAITKYFGEFKAYDQIDAAPEEKARGITISTAHVEYETPARHYAHVDCPGHADYVKNMITGAAQMDGAILVVSAADGPMPQTREHILLARQVGVPAIVVFLNKVDQVDDAELLELVELEVRELLSSYEFPGDDIPIIKGSALAALEDSDKKIGEDAIRELMAAVDAYIPTPERPIDQPFLMPIEDVFSISGRGTVVTGRVERGIVKVGEEIEIVGIRPTTKTTCTGVEMFRKLLDQGQAGDNIGALLRGVDRNGVERGQVLCKPGSVKPHRKFKAEAYILTKEEGGRHTPFFTNYRPQFYFRTTDVTGIVTLPEGTEMVMPGDNVTVDVELIVPIAMEEKLRFAIREGGRTVGAGIVASIVE; from the coding sequence ATGGCAAAGAGCAAATTCGAGCGCAACAAGCCGCACGTCAACATCGGCACGATTGGCCACGTTGACCATGGCAAGACGTCGCTGACTGCAGCGATCACCAAGTACTTCGGCGAATTCAAGGCGTATGACCAGATCGACGCTGCGCCGGAAGAGAAGGCGCGTGGCATCACCATTTCGACGGCGCACGTCGAATACGAGACGCCGGCCCGCCACTATGCGCACGTCGACTGCCCCGGCCACGCCGACTACGTCAAGAACATGATCACCGGTGCGGCGCAGATGGACGGCGCGATCCTGGTTGTGTCCGCCGCCGACGGCCCGATGCCGCAGACCCGCGAGCACATCCTGCTCGCCCGCCAGGTCGGCGTTCCGGCGATCGTCGTGTTCCTGAACAAGGTCGACCAGGTCGACGACGCCGAGCTTCTCGAGCTCGTCGAGCTGGAAGTGCGCGAACTCTTGTCGTCCTACGAATTCCCGGGCGACGACATTCCGATCATCAAGGGTTCGGCGCTTGCCGCTCTCGAAGACTCCGACAAGAAGATCGGCGAAGACGCGATCCGCGAGCTGATGGCTGCTGTCGACGCCTACATCCCGACGCCGGAGCGTCCGATCGACCAGCCGTTCCTGATGCCGATCGAAGACGTGTTCTCGATCTCCGGCCGCGGCACGGTCGTGACCGGCCGCGTCGAGCGCGGCATCGTCAAGGTCGGTGAGGAAATCGAGATCGTCGGCATCCGTCCGACGACGAAGACGACCTGCACGGGCGTTGAAATGTTCCGCAAGCTGCTCGACCAGGGCCAGGCCGGCGACAACATCGGCGCGCTGCTGCGCGGTGTCGACCGCAACGGCGTCGAGCGCGGTCAGGTTCTGTGCAAGCCGGGTTCGGTCAAGCCGCACCGCAAGTTCAAGGCCGAAGCCTACATCCTGACGAAGGAAGAAGGCGGCCGTCATACGCCGTTCTTCACCAACTACCGCCCGCAGTTCTACTTCCGCACGACGGACGTGACGGGCATCGTGACGCTGCCGGAAGGCACGGAAATGGTGATGCCGGGCGACAACGTGACGGTCGACGTCGAGCTGATCGTGCCGATCGCCATGGAAGAGAAGCTGCGCTTCGCTATCCGTGAAGGCGGCCGCACCGTCGGCGCCGGCATCGTCGCCTCCATCGTCGAGTAA